Within Carassius gibelio isolate Cgi1373 ecotype wild population from Czech Republic chromosome A16, carGib1.2-hapl.c, whole genome shotgun sequence, the genomic segment AACTAGCAGCTCATGCTATGCTCAACAACCCATTTGGATAAAACTAAAGCAATTCTGCAAAGATTTGTGGACCACTAATGTCCAGGAAGTGTTTGGTTGTTGCTAAAGGTGGCACAAGTAGAGTTTAAATTTGAAGTGTTATTCacatcactcttaaaaataaaggtggttcgcgatgccatagaagaacctttttgtctaaatggttccataaaaaacctttaatatctgaagaacatttctgttttctttgtggaaacaaaaatggttcttctatggcattgcttgaagaaccttttaaaaGCAGCTTTATTTTAAAGCTGTAGTAGGtatcttttgtaaaaaatatattttttacatatttgttaaacctgtcattatgtcctgacaagtagaatatgagacagataatctgtgaaaaaaatcaagctcctctggctcctcccagtggtcctattgccatttgcagttgcagtaactttgtttgtgttcaaaatgtagaaacatttatataataagcgagtacaccatgaatccattttccaaaccgtgtttttagatTGTCCTGAATCaatagggtgcacctataataagtgtttatattcggactattttagattgcttcgggggtaccgcggcggagtaacccagtacctttttgattcttcatagacataaacagagagaagtagttccggctacgatgttcttccgcaagacgcaagccgTTCTGTTTATtcaccgctagagcgtcaaaagttaccaactgcagctttaagagtTTGGATAGGAGTtggataaactttttttttccttcaataaaaaaaactatatgtgtTTCTCAAATGTAAGCATGgaacaaaatcaataaaataattaagcagcaagtaaaataaatgttcttttaatgAGTGTATTCAGTGGAATAAATGCAATTTCAAGTTGAGACAATGAGTCAACAAATTACACTGTGACCACTGATATAGATCAGTGACTGTGACACAAAAAGCAAATATTGCTTCTGCCCAGATGTGCATATCGGGggggaaataaaaaaagatatcctTGCATAAGATCCAGAGCTGtcgattatttaaaaaataaaaaaaattctagtaaCCTTTAATAAAGTAATACTTGAAAAACTACAGTACTGTAACAAACACTTACTCTGCGCTCCAATCCACTTCACagcatttaattacatttcagaCATATAAAtacttatgcaaacaaaaatatctatttttgcaATGTTTGCAAAGGTGAAAATAGCTTACTTTAGcttaaaaaaacttataaataCCCATCCACAGGTGCAATAATTGCCAAATTATATTTCTCTCTATATTGTCCAGTGTTAATACAGTTAAGCAAAGtgaaaacattcccaatctgattCTATGAAGTGTAACTCGGGTATATGAACTTGCTAGAAATTCGTCTGTAGGTGCACTTCAATCTTAAACACTTCAAGTCCAAATAtccccaaaatgtaattttaacaccACAGACCGTGAAGCCATCATAGTAACACAACCTACCTTAGGCAAGAATCAAAACCCTGAGTTTGACATCACAAATGTctaataatgtaaaacaaaagtATACGGTCAAGAAAGGACAACAAGTTTACCATGAGGAAATAGGGTGTGAAATCTTTCACAAGGATCAAGGCATCAGTGCTGTTAGTTTCATTTAACTCTTTTGTACTGTGGACTAGTAAGGAACAAGCATTGCAACAACTATGTTGGGTGAGTTTTATCTAACCtaagtttttagatttttttttttttttttttttttgtattgatgtTTGTCTTTACAAAACTTTTGAAAACAGTTTTCGCTGTAAAGCTTAAGACAAACATGTTACCCTTTATAACCTTAAAGTTATCAATTTAACTTGTGACCCTTTCCACTTGGTCCCATGCAGTGCAGTTTTAGGGCAATTTAAAAAAGATTGCAAGAAATTCCCCACATTAGGCCGCCCTATGAAAAGAAATATAAATTGATAAACTGTTAATAGTTTTTCCTCATGAATTAACATGcaacagataaaataataatgtcagCTCCAGCTCTTGCATTGGTTGTGATATTAGGTTTACGTATGCACTTACAAGTCCTCGTTGTTGTTGTAGTTGGTGATGAAGTATCTGGGAACATCATTGGTTCTCTAGATTGGGTGAAAATACTTATAATTGGAAACGTTGTGCAATACGTGCAATCTTTTGCCAAACAAGTGCTTCACAAAATCTGAAGGAAAAAATCTAATCAACTCACGCCATTCTCCAAAACGATTGGATGTTCTGGTAAAAACTCAGGTTTCATCTTAGCCATTGGACAACTTGCCAACTTGACGAGGAAGTCCCGAGTGTAGCAAATTCTTTCGGCTAcagtttaaacaacaacaacaaaaacaagtatTATAAGATCTACTTTAACACTGTATTATCAATGCAGTGTTTTTCTACTAATTACAGGTAAAATCATCTCCCTCATTCTTTCAGTGAATTTCTACTGAAGCAGACACTTGCCTTTCTTCTTTGGTTGGGCGCTGGTACTTTGAAGATGCAGGATTTCATAGAAATGCTCCACTTTAATAATGTTGTCCTGtccacagtaaaaacagtaaccgGACAAAAAAGACACTCTCTCAGTGGAAAAAGATAAGCAAAAAGAAGAGACTAGCAGCTGCAATTAAATTCCAAAGcatgaaaatattaaaactggTCTTACCGGCTTAATCTCAGCATAGCTTTGAAGGACTATAATTGAGATAACCAAAAAAagcacacacagaaaaacaatcaAACTTGCACCAAGTGAAATGCACTgatttgcatttttaaagattGAAACCAGTACGAACATTCACAACTGGTACCTTGATTTGTGTTAAGACGGCGCAGTGTTCTCGCTGGTTCCAGATTTCTGATGATCCTCTTTGAGACATTCATTTTTCTGACAAACATTTCAACATCATATTGTTTTCACCTACTATTGTGAACATCCTGTCAACATATTTTCACCTATTTCACAATTCTCAACAACTAACGGAGCTATACCTGGCTCTATATAGAAGGATGTGATTCACTATAGAAACAGCCACACATTTGTAGTtgattgtaattaaattattccaTGTCTAAGAGCCATAAAGTTACTTATGTTTAGAATGTTTGCTAAAGTATTGCTCCCTAACATTTACAGCTCAATTCTGTAAGAGTAAAAGTGAAAGAAATAGGCACATAAACTAGGTTACTATGACCTAATTTCAGAACATGATGATAGATGAGAATATACAGATGACGAGAGATATTGCAGCTTTCCTGACGCACATCATCACTCTCAGTTCAGTGAGGCTAATATCTCACACGACGAATGAGTCAGGTACTTTGTGAAAACCGTTAAACCTGTCCTGTTGAGCTGTAAAAACAAAGAATGGAAACATACCAATGTCACATATgtctaaaatattgaaaataaaagtggCATAAACTTCTGACTCAAACGGCATCAACGGTGCTAGCTGCTAGCCACGAACCACGAGTgcgaacttttttctttttcatttttttaccaCATAACATCTTCACGAGACACAACAAATGATAACAGAAGAATGTCAAAACATAATTAGTCCAAAATAAACGCGTCATTATAATAATGGCAACTTACAAACTCTCTGACAAAGCGTGCAGCTTCATCCGTCTCCGTCATTTGCaacacattcattcattccttcattcaGAGCTCGTGACTCTCTTCATCCGTGTGCGTTCATTATTATGGCTGTGGGTGAATTCACAGTCTCACATGTTTCACTGCTAGCTAGTATTTGAGTTTTGTCATTcttttctctttgtctctcttaAAACAGGTCAGATACTAGAaatgttctacagaataattgtTTCCTCGTGCTCCACATATTACAAGTCCTGGGGTATGAAAAAAAGGTTGTAGTTAAGATTCTGTCATTAGATTTGGGCCCTTAGGTGCTAATAGTTACTTTCTCATAAAGGTATAGGATATTCACTGAAATAATATCACCTTGAAAATTGTATGTTATTCATAACAAAGGCACTAAACTTCTTAAAAAATTATAAGAATAAACCTACAACCAGCCTAAGCTGGACTGGTCATCCAGCCTTGACATAGCTGGTCTGCAGGCTGCTTTTAGAGGGTTTTTGACTGCTTCTTTAGCCTCAGTGTAGCTAGACTGAGACCAGCCAACCAGCTGAGGCGTTTGTTTGAGTGAATGGTGTGTTGTTCATAAAAAGGGCACTAACCTTCTTTTTAACtccctgcttaaaaaaaaaaaaaaaatctaagcaggTTACCTTGTTTTAGCTGGTCATAACTGGTCAGCAGGCTTATTTTAAAGGGTTTTTGACCACTTCTTTAGCTggtcaggctgggagaccagcttAAAACTGGTTTTGATGAACATGTTTATTGTTCCCCCTTTCTAACGAACAACTCCTCACCCACACCTCAGCTTTGGGTTTACTTGACAACACAAACTTTTCCACTGGCCATTGTGACCCAAAATTATGACCTCACTTACCAACCTGTTGTTTGTCACAGCGCTCGTTTCCCgccattcttttttttcattaaaccTGCTAGAaaattacattgttacaaaatgaTGTGCATACTAACATATTCATTGCATGTAATTATTAAATCTCCCAGAGTAATGCCAATAATTTGTGTATGACCTTTTTTATgtaccaaacacacacatacacacacaattattattcttttatttttttacttttttgctcTTTACAAAGATtcaaaaaaaaacctcaaaatccttttttaaatatcagGCCCACACTTCTACcaatgcagtatatatatatatatatatatatatatatatatatatatatatatatatatatatatatatatatatatacacacacactcacacacacacatacacacagtcagtacagaccaaaagtttggacacaccttctcattcaaagagttttctttattttcatgactatgaaaattgtagagtcacactgaaggcatcaagggctatttgaccaagaaggagagtgatgacctgggccagatgacctggcctccacagtcaccggacctgaacccaatccagatggtttaggggtgagctggaccgcagacagaaggcaaaagggccaacaagtgctaagcatctctcagggaactccttcaagactgttggaagaccatttgaggtgactacctcttgaagctcatcaagagaatgccaagagtgtgcaaagcagtaatcaaagcaaaaggtggctactttgaagatgctagaatatgacatattttcagttgttacacacttttttgttacgtatataattccatatataattccacgtgttaattcatagttttgatgccttcagtgtgagtctacaattttcatagtcttgaaaataaagaaaactctttgaatgagaaggtgtgtccaaacttttggtcagtactgtatatatatatatatatatatatatatatatatatatatatatatatatattactacatTCATTGTCCTGGAGTGTCCTCTAGGTCATCTTGTTTCTTAGTCGATCATGTGATTGGTAGCCGTTGTCGGTACGAGTGTATTTGACTGACTGCTGTTAAAAGGatcatgatgcttttttaaaagataattactttgtttttggtataacagaatatgttgacatgctttatgttcaaaaaacacatttttcaaatactggacattattgtaggtcctctatgccccgcctctttcAAACCGGtcttttctacaaagtccctctttCCGGGAAGTGCAGTCAGCTCTGATTGGCcgactgacccagtgcattgtgattggtcaaAATCCGCAAGCACtcgaaatgtaaatgtaattattattattatttatttattttggctgcATTGCATCACAATATCATTATTGGATTGACAATGAAATCAACTTATTTATTGTGAACCACTGCAAGGAAAAAAATGCACCCTGAGAAAGAAATCATAAGTAGCAGATGCATTTAATAACATTAAGCAGGAATTGACATTTATCTGGACGCAGTAAAAAATTTATGATTCCACAATGTTAAGAAGATTCTTTTAAATCTGATTTtatctaaaaacaaaatatagtggtgacatattaaaatatcaaattgtaGTCATTAACAGTAACAGCACAAAATTCTAGATACTGTCACTAACGTGCATACAATTGCATCATTTTAGAATAATCAAGATATAAAgtatgaatttaaattaaatatttattaaagtcaGATTTATGAAAGgcaagccagaaaaaaaaaaaaaaaaaaaaa encodes:
- the LOC128031124 gene encoding uncharacterized protein C8orf88 isoform X1, with the translated sequence MKLHALSESLKMNVSKRIIRNLEPARTLRRLNTNQVLQSYAEIKPDNIIKVEHFYEILHLQSTSAQPKKKAERICYTRDFLVKLASCPMAKMKPEFLPEHPIVLENGRTNDVPRYFITNYNNNEDLAA
- the LOC128031124 gene encoding uncharacterized protein C8orf88 isoform X2; translation: MIKMNVSKRIIRNLEPARTLRRLNTNQVLQSYAEIKPDNIIKVEHFYEILHLQSTSAQPKKKAERICYTRDFLVKLASCPMAKMKPEFLPEHPIVLENGRTNDVPRYFITNYNNNEDLAA